In bacterium BMS3Abin14, the following proteins share a genomic window:
- the nth gene encoding endonuclease III encodes MTQVSTLRDVYQTLLDTYGPRNWWPADTSFEVMLGAILTQNTAWSNVERAIASLKTVVPLEPEQILGLDEETLQDAIRPSGYFRQKARRLRLLCLFIIEKYDGDVAGMEGEDTEALRSELLGLNGIGPETADSILLYALDRPVFVIDAYTVRLLDRLGLLEGSGGYNEVQELFTESMEPDTKMYNEYHALIVMHGKERCRKKAPLCEGCCLKKCPRSHVQRPTGKGDVSKLET; translated from the coding sequence ATGACGCAAGTTTCCACCCTGCGGGATGTCTACCAGACATTATTGGATACCTACGGGCCACGAAACTGGTGGCCGGCGGACACCTCCTTCGAGGTCATGCTTGGGGCCATCCTCACCCAGAACACTGCCTGGTCCAACGTCGAACGGGCCATCGCCTCCCTGAAGACGGTCGTCCCTCTGGAACCGGAACAGATCCTCGGCCTGGATGAGGAGACGCTTCAGGACGCCATCAGGCCATCCGGGTATTTCCGGCAGAAAGCACGCAGGCTCCGGCTTTTATGCCTATTTATAATCGAAAAATATGACGGGGATGTCGCCGGCATGGAAGGAGAGGATACTGAGGCGCTGCGCTCAGAACTCCTCGGGCTCAACGGAATCGGGCCGGAGACGGCCGATTCCATCCTTCTTTACGCTCTCGACAGGCCTGTATTCGTTATCGACGCATATACGGTCAGGCTGCTGGATCGGCTGGGCCTTCTGGAGGGCTCGGGTGGATACAACGAGGTTCAGGAGCTCTTCACCGAATCCATGGAGCCTGACACTAAAATGTATAATGAATACCATGCCCTCATCGTCATGCATGGGAAGGAACGGTGCCGGAAGAAGGCGCCTCTGTGTGAGGGATGCTGTTTGAAAAAGTGTCCAAGGTCCCATGTCCAACGTCCAACGGGGAAAGGCGATGTGTCGAAGCTGGAAACGTAG
- the drrA_1 gene encoding daunorubicin/doxorubicin resistance ATP-binding protein DrrA, whose translation MTTVLKAVDLTKRFGSFTAVDRISFSVAAGECFGFLGPNGAGKTTTMRMITNHLLLTEGSLTVLGMEVGDHARKVKGRIGVVPQENNLDTDLTVMENLQIYSRYHSIPAKVAQKRAIEMLELFQLEEHARSPIMQLSGGMQRRLLIARGLINNPELLILDEPTTGLDPQARHMIWQKLRALQGQGVTLILTTHYMEEAERLCSRLVIIDHGKIHVEGSPKELIEKHAGREVLEVRLLDGEDRDGCLGSIGGRRLAGVDVECSADTLYLYTSDAAALIGRLTFGPERTILHRRASLEDVFLRITGRELRE comes from the coding sequence ATGACAACGGTTCTTAAAGCCGTAGATCTGACCAAGCGTTTCGGATCGTTCACTGCCGTGGACCGGATCTCCTTTTCCGTCGCGGCCGGGGAATGTTTCGGGTTCCTCGGCCCCAACGGCGCCGGAAAAACCACCACCATGCGGATGATCACCAACCACCTGCTCCTGACCGAAGGGTCCCTGACCGTCCTTGGCATGGAGGTGGGGGACCACGCCAGAAAGGTAAAGGGGCGCATCGGCGTGGTCCCCCAGGAGAACAACCTCGACACTGACCTAACGGTGATGGAAAACCTCCAGATATACTCCCGCTACCACAGTATCCCCGCAAAAGTTGCACAAAAACGGGCAATAGAGATGCTGGAGCTTTTCCAGCTGGAGGAGCACGCCCGAAGCCCAATCATGCAGCTTTCCGGCGGGATGCAGCGGCGGCTTCTCATCGCCAGGGGGCTTATCAATAATCCCGAACTGCTGATCCTCGACGAACCGACGACGGGGCTCGATCCTCAGGCCCGGCACATGATCTGGCAAAAGCTGCGCGCTCTTCAGGGCCAGGGGGTGACCCTTATCCTGACAACCCATTACATGGAGGAAGCAGAGCGTCTGTGCTCCCGGCTGGTAATCATCGATCACGGGAAGATACATGTCGAAGGATCGCCAAAGGAACTCATCGAGAAACACGCCGGCAGGGAAGTCCTCGAAGTGCGGCTTCTGGACGGAGAAGACAGGGACGGGTGTCTCGGGTCCATCGGTGGGAGGCGCCTTGCCGGGGTCGATGTGGAGTGCTCCGCCGACACGCTTTATCTCTACACGTCCGACGCGGCCGCTCTCATTGGACGGTTGACCTTCGGACCGGAGAGAACCATTCTTCATCGCCGCGCATCTCTGGAGGACGTATTCCTCCGCATAACCGGAAGGGAACTCAGGGAATGA